In one Mycobacteroides chelonae genomic region, the following are encoded:
- the cobN gene encoding cobaltochelatase subunit CobN — protein MSNAPILILSTSDTDLLSARASGANYRWANPSRIHVDDVPGLLEGMGLVVVRLLGGRRGWEEGIDAVIASGVPAVVVSGEQAPDAELMECSTVPGGVALQVHRYLAEGGTANLQQLHAFLSDTVLMTGIGFEPPTTNPAWGVLERATGSVDGPTVAVLYYRAQQLAGNTAYIEALCTAIENLGGRALPVYCASLRTAPAELLETLAAADAMVVTVLAAGGATPAAVGAGGADDEWNVGHLAALDIPILQGLCLTSPRDDWEANDDGMSPLDVATQVAVPEFDGRIITVPFSFKEIDSDGLITYVPDPERCARVAGIALRHAKLRSIPAGERRIAVVFSAYPTKHARIGNAVGLDTPASAVALLTAMREAGYDVGADGDIPGLPATGRPATDGDGDTLVHALIERGGQDPDWLTADQLAGNPIRVPARQYREWFSRLAPGLAEQVVEHWGPPPGDLFVDTSVNPDGDIVIAALQAGNTLLLVQPPRGFGENPVAIYHDPDLPPSHHYLAAYRWLSAPREEGGFGADALVHLGKHGNLEWLPGKTVGLSADCATDAAIGDLPLIYPFLVNDPGEGTQAKRRAHATLVDHLIPPMARAETYGDIARLEQLLDEHANISALDPAKLPAIRQQIWTLMRAAKMDHDLGLEERPDEDVFDDMLLHVDGWLCEIKDVQIRDGLHILGSAPTGAAQVDLVLSILRARQMWAGEQSVPGLRQALGLAEDGTDDRARVDEIDQQAHSLLAALQGTGWNPDAVGQLTDDPQVASILRFAATEVVPRLDGTNGEIDAVLRALDGRFIEAGPSGSPLRGLVNVLPTGRNFYSVDPKAVPSKLAWETGQAMADSLLQRYRTDYGDWPRSVGLSIWGTSAMRTSGDDIAEVLALLGVRPVWDDASRRVVSLEAISLSELGRPRIDVTVRISGFFRDAFPHVVTMLDDAVALAAGLDESAEENYLRAHAEADRAEHGDWRRATMRIFGSKPGTYGAGLLQLIDSQNWRNDSDLEQVYTAWGGFAYGRGLDGAAASEDMRHQYRRIAVAAKNTDTREHDIADSDDYFQYHGGMVAAVRALTGKAPAAYIGDNTRPDAVHTRTLSEETTRVFRARVVNPRWLEAMRRHGYKGAFEMAATVDYLFGYDATANVMADWMYEQLTNSYVLDEQNRKFMQQSNPWALHGIAERLLEAASRGLWQEPDQQVLDDLRSVFLETEGELES, from the coding sequence GTGAGCAATGCCCCGATCCTGATTCTGTCGACATCGGATACCGACCTGCTGAGCGCGCGCGCCAGCGGTGCGAACTATCGATGGGCCAACCCCTCTCGTATCCACGTCGACGACGTCCCGGGCCTGCTGGAGGGGATGGGGTTGGTGGTTGTCCGGCTTCTGGGCGGACGTCGCGGCTGGGAGGAGGGCATCGACGCCGTCATTGCCTCCGGAGTGCCGGCCGTGGTGGTCTCCGGTGAACAGGCTCCCGATGCCGAACTCATGGAATGCTCGACCGTTCCGGGCGGCGTCGCCCTGCAGGTGCACCGGTACCTGGCCGAGGGCGGGACGGCCAATCTGCAGCAGCTGCACGCCTTCTTGTCCGACACCGTCCTGATGACGGGTATCGGCTTCGAACCGCCGACGACAAACCCGGCCTGGGGAGTGCTGGAGCGTGCGACCGGGAGTGTCGATGGTCCCACCGTCGCGGTGCTGTACTACCGCGCTCAGCAGCTGGCCGGGAACACCGCATACATAGAGGCTCTCTGCACCGCCATTGAAAACCTCGGAGGGCGGGCGCTTCCGGTGTACTGCGCCTCGCTACGCACCGCGCCGGCGGAACTCCTGGAGACGCTCGCCGCCGCTGACGCGATGGTGGTCACCGTGCTGGCCGCGGGCGGTGCCACCCCGGCGGCTGTGGGAGCCGGAGGGGCTGACGACGAGTGGAATGTCGGCCATCTTGCCGCCCTTGATATCCCGATCCTGCAGGGGCTGTGCCTGACCAGCCCCCGAGATGATTGGGAGGCCAACGACGACGGCATGAGTCCGTTGGACGTCGCCACTCAGGTCGCGGTGCCCGAATTCGACGGGCGCATCATCACCGTGCCGTTCTCGTTCAAGGAGATCGACAGCGACGGCCTCATCACCTATGTTCCCGACCCGGAGCGCTGCGCCCGGGTGGCAGGTATCGCGCTGCGGCACGCGAAGCTTCGATCCATCCCCGCCGGTGAACGCCGGATTGCCGTCGTGTTCTCCGCATACCCCACCAAGCACGCCAGGATCGGGAACGCGGTGGGACTGGACACTCCGGCCAGTGCGGTGGCATTGCTGACCGCGATGCGGGAGGCCGGCTACGACGTGGGCGCCGACGGCGACATCCCCGGACTGCCCGCCACCGGTCGTCCCGCCACGGACGGGGACGGGGACACCCTGGTGCACGCGCTCATCGAGCGGGGTGGCCAAGATCCGGACTGGCTTACCGCAGACCAGCTGGCGGGCAACCCGATTCGTGTTCCGGCTCGCCAGTACCGGGAGTGGTTCTCCCGGCTGGCACCCGGTCTTGCCGAGCAGGTCGTCGAACACTGGGGACCGCCGCCGGGCGATCTGTTCGTGGACACCAGCGTCAACCCCGACGGCGATATCGTGATCGCCGCCTTGCAAGCCGGCAATACCCTGCTGCTGGTGCAGCCGCCTCGCGGGTTCGGCGAGAACCCGGTGGCCATCTATCACGATCCCGATCTGCCGCCGAGCCACCATTATCTGGCCGCGTATCGCTGGCTGTCGGCCCCGCGCGAGGAGGGTGGGTTTGGCGCCGACGCGCTGGTGCACCTGGGCAAGCACGGCAACCTGGAGTGGTTACCCGGGAAAACCGTTGGTCTGTCGGCAGATTGCGCTACCGACGCCGCGATCGGTGACCTGCCACTCATCTACCCGTTCCTGGTGAACGATCCGGGCGAGGGCACCCAGGCCAAGCGGCGCGCACACGCGACCCTGGTCGATCACCTGATCCCACCCATGGCGCGCGCCGAGACCTACGGGGATATCGCGCGTTTGGAGCAGCTTCTCGATGAGCACGCGAACATCTCGGCGCTGGATCCGGCCAAACTCCCGGCGATCCGCCAGCAGATCTGGACGCTGATGCGTGCAGCGAAGATGGACCACGACCTGGGACTCGAAGAGCGCCCTGACGAGGACGTCTTCGACGACATGCTGCTGCACGTCGACGGATGGCTCTGCGAGATCAAGGATGTGCAGATCCGTGACGGCCTGCACATCCTGGGCAGTGCGCCCACGGGTGCCGCTCAGGTTGATCTGGTGCTCTCGATCCTGCGCGCCCGGCAGATGTGGGCCGGCGAACAGTCGGTGCCGGGGTTGCGGCAGGCGCTCGGCCTGGCCGAGGACGGCACCGACGACCGTGCGCGGGTGGATGAGATTGATCAGCAAGCACATTCGCTGCTGGCCGCGTTGCAGGGCACAGGCTGGAACCCGGATGCGGTCGGTCAACTCACCGACGACCCTCAGGTCGCATCGATCCTGCGGTTCGCGGCGACGGAGGTGGTGCCACGGCTGGACGGCACCAACGGCGAAATCGACGCGGTGCTGCGCGCTCTTGATGGCCGATTCATCGAGGCCGGGCCCTCTGGCTCGCCGCTGCGCGGACTCGTCAACGTGTTGCCCACCGGACGCAACTTCTACTCGGTGGACCCCAAGGCGGTTCCGTCGAAGTTGGCTTGGGAGACCGGGCAGGCCATGGCGGACTCGCTCCTGCAGCGATACCGCACCGACTATGGCGACTGGCCGCGGTCCGTCGGGCTTTCGATCTGGGGTACCTCGGCGATGCGGACCTCTGGCGACGACATTGCCGAAGTCCTTGCCCTCCTGGGAGTTCGGCCGGTATGGGATGACGCCTCCCGGCGCGTGGTGAGCCTCGAGGCGATCTCCTTGTCGGAGCTCGGGCGCCCTCGCATCGACGTCACGGTGCGCATCTCCGGATTCTTCCGCGACGCCTTCCCGCACGTGGTGACCATGCTCGACGACGCCGTCGCCCTTGCGGCCGGACTCGACGAATCTGCCGAGGAGAACTATCTGAGGGCGCACGCCGAGGCTGATCGTGCCGAACACGGAGACTGGCGCCGCGCCACCATGCGCATCTTCGGCTCCAAGCCCGGCACCTACGGGGCGGGACTGCTTCAGCTGATCGATAGTCAAAACTGGCGCAACGACTCGGATTTGGAACAGGTCTACACAGCGTGGGGTGGATTCGCCTACGGCCGCGGACTGGACGGTGCGGCTGCCAGTGAGGATATGCGTCATCAGTATCGCCGGATCGCGGTGGCGGCCAAGAACACCGACACCCGTGAACACGATATTGCCGACTCGGACGACTATTTCCAGTATCACGGTGGCATGGTCGCCGCGGTGCGAGCGCTCACCGGCAAGGCGCCGGCGGCATACATCGGCGACAACACCCGGCCCGACGCGGTGCATACCCGCACGTTATCTGAAGAAACCACAAGGGTTTTCCGTGCGCGTGTGGTTAATCCGCGGTGGTTGGAGGCGATGCGCCGGCACGGTTACAAGGGTGCATTCGAGATGGCCGCCACCGTCGACTACCTGTTCGGATACGACGCCACCGCGAACGTGATGGCCGACTGGATGTACGAGCAGCTCACCAACAGCTATGTGCTCGACGAGCAGAATCGCAAGTTCATGCAGCAATCGAACCCGTGGGCTCTTCACGGGATTGCCGAGAGATTGTTGGAGGCAGCCAGCCGGGGTCTCTGGCAAGAACCCGATCAGCAAGTTTTGGATGATTTGCGTTCGGTGTTCCTGGAAACCGAGGGCGAGTTGGAGTCGTAG
- a CDS encoding PPOX class F420-dependent oxidoreductase, which translates to MARDIGLNIGTVAAGRYILLTTFTKDGVPKPTPMGFVAEGDELLLTTSANTWKVGRIRRNRKVRVAVCTRRGRVISPSADATAVIVEDPASVARIRSAVVSRYGLASRIVTAWLDRRNGARVGISVTLGAPEAP; encoded by the coding sequence ATGGCCCGGGATATCGGCTTGAACATCGGCACGGTGGCGGCGGGCCGCTACATCCTGTTGACCACATTCACCAAAGACGGTGTGCCCAAGCCAACTCCGATGGGCTTCGTGGCAGAGGGCGACGAGCTTCTGTTGACCACAAGTGCCAACACCTGGAAGGTCGGAAGGATCCGGCGCAACAGGAAGGTGCGGGTGGCCGTCTGTACTCGGCGCGGCCGGGTGATCAGCCCGTCCGCCGACGCCACCGCGGTGATCGTCGAGGATCCGGCGTCCGTGGCGCGTATTCGGTCGGCGGTGGTCAGCCGATACGGGCTGGCCAGCCGGATCGTGACCGCCTGGCTGGACCGGCGTAACGGCGCCAGGGTTGGGATTTCAGTGACGCTCGGCGCGCCGGAAGCGCCCTGA
- a CDS encoding PPOX class F420-dependent oxidoreductase gives MVGMGANLPVPTFDEVCAAKYVLLTTYTKDGRAKPAAVWAAPEDGELLVWTETTSWKVRRIRNTPRVSLAICDVRGKVRSGEIEGTARVLDTEGTQRARAAITRKYGLLGWVLVKASIVRRGSSGTIGLAITA, from the coding sequence CTGGTCGGCATGGGTGCGAACCTCCCGGTGCCGACATTCGACGAAGTCTGTGCTGCCAAGTATGTCCTGCTGACCACCTACACCAAGGACGGCCGGGCCAAACCTGCCGCGGTATGGGCGGCGCCCGAGGACGGTGAACTTCTCGTGTGGACCGAGACGACGTCCTGGAAGGTGCGCCGGATCCGAAACACCCCGCGGGTCTCGCTGGCCATCTGCGATGTGCGCGGCAAGGTCCGCAGCGGCGAGATCGAGGGCACCGCGCGCGTCCTGGATACCGAGGGCACGCAGCGAGCCCGCGCGGCCATCACGCGCAAGTACGGGCTGTTGGGCTGGGTGCTGGTCAAGGCGAGCATCGTGCGTCGCGGCAGCAGCGGCACCATCGGGTTGGCCATCACCGCCTGA
- a CDS encoding FxsA family protein — protein sequence MWLGLFLLYVIVEVSALVALTSAVGIGWTIIAVLAAFVAGLILAGSQARRAVDQLRRGVRSPGGAVADGALIALGTIAVVIPGLVSSVIGLLMLLPPTRAVLRPVLTLVAARQLSRRAPLITVIPTGYGAFQGAQTRASTVDYIDGEVIDVSDEQAGPSRRYRPGHDLPA from the coding sequence ATGTGGCTTGGTCTGTTTCTGCTGTACGTGATCGTGGAGGTGTCCGCCCTGGTGGCGTTGACCTCGGCGGTGGGTATCGGCTGGACCATCATCGCCGTCCTTGCCGCCTTCGTGGCCGGTCTCATACTTGCCGGCTCTCAGGCTCGACGCGCCGTTGATCAGCTGCGACGTGGAGTCAGATCCCCGGGAGGGGCCGTCGCGGACGGCGCGCTCATCGCGCTGGGAACCATTGCGGTGGTGATTCCCGGACTGGTCTCCTCGGTCATCGGACTGCTGATGCTGCTGCCCCCGACCCGAGCGGTCCTGCGGCCGGTCTTGACCCTGGTCGCGGCCCGCCAGCTGAGTAGGCGTGCGCCCCTCATCACCGTCATACCCACCGGATACGGCGCCTTTCAGGGGGCTCAAACACGGGCGAGCACCGTCGATTACATCGACGGTGAGGTCATCGACGTGAGTGACGAGCAAGCCGGACCGTCTCGGCGATACCGTCCCGGCCACGACCTGCCTGCGTAG
- a CDS encoding amidohydrolase: MAVTGDVISWIGEDDLGRAEFPNADIVDLEGAFVAPAFVDAHVHLTAIGLSLIGLDLSGMSSREQCLARLTAYAGEHSDEVIWGHGWDESRWPERQPLTTVDLDEAAPGRAVYLSRIDVHSAAASTALRQQVPGLAGATGFHPEHPVAGAAHHLLRAHARGALSVNGRATARRAALDSAASLGLVSVHECGGPEISGLDDFRELLATEHGVQVTGYWGEPARDAEHARELIALTGAAGLAGDLFVDGALGSHTAWLQEPYHDAPHTCGTMHLDAETVETHLDSCTRAGITAGFHVIGDAAVTQVIDALDRVATRHGIPAVARCGHRLEHLEMISAAQAEQLGRLGVIASVQPAFDALWGGPDGMYAERLGVDRGTQLNPLALLASQGVPLAFGSDAPVTPLDPWMTVRAAAHHRTPTSSVSVRAAFGAATRGGWRAQGVHDGATGTLIPGALASYAIWETGELTINTSQPGVQRWSTDPRSRVPALPDLSDAAAVLPKCLRTVHRGTVIHG, translated from the coding sequence ATGGCCGTGACCGGCGATGTCATCAGCTGGATCGGCGAGGACGACCTCGGTCGTGCCGAGTTCCCGAACGCCGACATCGTCGACCTCGAGGGTGCCTTCGTCGCGCCCGCGTTCGTCGACGCCCATGTTCATCTCACCGCCATCGGACTGTCCCTCATCGGGCTCGACTTGTCCGGGATGTCTTCGCGGGAGCAGTGCCTGGCCCGACTGACCGCGTACGCCGGCGAGCACTCCGATGAGGTGATCTGGGGGCATGGCTGGGACGAATCGCGATGGCCCGAGCGGCAGCCGCTGACCACTGTCGATCTCGACGAGGCCGCGCCTGGCCGGGCCGTCTACCTCAGCCGGATCGATGTGCATTCGGCTGCGGCGTCGACCGCGCTGCGGCAGCAGGTACCCGGGCTTGCCGGGGCCACGGGATTTCATCCCGAACATCCGGTGGCCGGTGCGGCTCATCACCTGTTACGGGCACATGCGCGCGGCGCGCTCTCCGTCAATGGGCGTGCGACAGCGCGGCGCGCGGCGCTGGACAGTGCGGCATCGCTGGGTCTGGTGTCGGTGCACGAGTGCGGCGGGCCGGAGATCAGTGGTTTGGACGATTTCCGCGAGCTGTTGGCCACCGAGCATGGCGTGCAGGTCACCGGATATTGGGGCGAGCCGGCGCGCGACGCCGAGCACGCGCGCGAGCTCATCGCGTTGACGGGGGCCGCCGGTCTGGCCGGAGACCTCTTCGTCGACGGTGCGTTGGGATCGCACACCGCCTGGCTGCAGGAGCCCTATCACGACGCACCACACACCTGCGGCACCATGCATCTGGATGCCGAAACCGTTGAGACGCACCTGGACTCGTGCACACGGGCCGGTATTACCGCGGGATTCCACGTGATCGGTGACGCTGCTGTCACTCAGGTGATCGACGCGCTGGACCGCGTCGCCACCCGGCACGGCATACCGGCTGTGGCTCGGTGCGGGCACCGCCTTGAGCACCTGGAAATGATCTCGGCGGCACAGGCGGAGCAGCTCGGTCGCCTTGGGGTGATCGCCAGTGTGCAACCGGCCTTTGACGCCCTCTGGGGCGGCCCCGATGGTATGTACGCGGAACGACTCGGCGTGGATCGAGGTACTCAGCTAAACCCGCTGGCGCTGTTAGCATCCCAAGGCGTGCCCCTCGCGTTCGGTTCTGACGCCCCTGTCACGCCCCTGGATCCGTGGATGACGGTGCGGGCGGCAGCCCATCATCGCACCCCAACCAGTTCCGTCTCGGTCCGCGCGGCGTTCGGCGCCGCCACCCGAGGTGGCTGGCGCGCCCAGGGAGTTCATGACGGTGCCACGGGCACGCTGATCCCGGGAGCACTTGCCAGCTATGCGATTTGGGAGACGGGGGAGTTGACCATCAACACCAGCCAACCGGGTGTACAGCGGTGGTCCACCGACCCACGCTCGCGTGTCCCCGCCCTGCCGGACTTATCGGACGCCGCCGCTGTGCTTCCCAAGTGTCTACGAACTGTGCACCGTGGCACGGTGATCCATGGCTGA
- the lnt gene encoding apolipoprotein N-acyltransferase, with product MADETVDESVEEIVDQDVTELAEAADVPADEEPEAPAKTGPSRGAAFAAAVRARSIAFGRAWLRAAPRQGAAVIGGLLLCASFPPWGFWWAAFPALSILGLVLWSSNTRLRGGLGYGLLFGLAFYVPLLPWTGQLVGVVPWLALSLLCATWVALFGVLAVAVRRLPGWPLWFAAAWSAAEWGKASVPFGGFPWGRVAFGQGDGPMLSLARYGGAPLVSFTVALGAFAVTALGIEMYRWWRSPSVGPGGARPVPSVLLPGACVCLVLFAMAVSWQQVRHASHGATDGRSVTVAAVQGNVPRLGLDFNAQRRAVLDYHVKETLLLAADVKAGKAPAPQFVVWPENSSDIDPIRNADAAEAITEAAQAIGVPILVGGVLRHPDSTPEQPKSINSVIVWDPDSGPGERHDKQIVQPFGEYLPWRTFFAHFSKYADRAGYFVPGDGNGVVTAGGVKIGVATCWEVLFDRALRQSTLNGAEILTVPSNNALFGTAMSEQQLAISKVRAVEHDREVIVVGTTGISAFISPDGVDAGRTKFFEPAYIDMQVRLHNDVTPATQWGPWVEWALALIAGLAVLASAGLAILHNGGLKRPKYEVEPASPIKET from the coding sequence ATGGCTGACGAAACTGTCGACGAGTCCGTTGAGGAGATTGTCGACCAGGACGTGACCGAGCTGGCCGAGGCCGCCGACGTTCCGGCCGACGAGGAGCCGGAGGCTCCGGCGAAAACCGGGCCTTCACGTGGCGCGGCCTTCGCGGCGGCGGTGCGTGCCCGCAGTATCGCGTTCGGCCGGGCCTGGCTGCGCGCGGCGCCCCGCCAGGGTGCGGCGGTGATCGGCGGTCTCCTGTTGTGCGCGAGCTTCCCGCCCTGGGGTTTCTGGTGGGCGGCCTTCCCGGCGCTGTCCATCCTGGGTTTGGTGCTGTGGTCGTCGAACACCAGGCTGCGTGGTGGGCTGGGGTACGGGCTGCTGTTCGGTCTCGCCTTCTACGTTCCGCTGCTGCCGTGGACGGGCCAGCTGGTGGGCGTCGTCCCGTGGCTGGCGCTGTCGTTGCTGTGCGCGACCTGGGTCGCCCTGTTCGGCGTGCTGGCCGTCGCCGTGCGTCGGCTGCCGGGCTGGCCGCTGTGGTTCGCTGCCGCGTGGTCTGCCGCCGAATGGGGTAAGGCAAGCGTTCCGTTTGGCGGATTCCCATGGGGTCGAGTCGCTTTCGGTCAGGGCGATGGTCCGATGCTGAGCCTGGCTCGGTACGGGGGCGCGCCATTGGTGTCCTTCACGGTGGCCCTGGGCGCGTTCGCGGTGACCGCGCTCGGCATTGAGATGTACCGCTGGTGGCGCAGCCCCTCGGTGGGACCAGGCGGTGCGCGTCCGGTGCCCTCGGTGCTGCTGCCCGGGGCGTGCGTCTGCCTCGTGCTCTTCGCCATGGCGGTGAGCTGGCAGCAGGTTCGACACGCCAGCCACGGCGCCACCGATGGCCGCAGTGTCACCGTCGCCGCGGTGCAGGGGAACGTGCCCCGGCTGGGGCTAGATTTCAACGCACAGCGGCGCGCCGTGCTCGACTATCACGTCAAGGAAACGCTCTTGCTGGCCGCGGACGTGAAGGCGGGCAAGGCCCCGGCGCCGCAGTTCGTGGTGTGGCCGGAGAACTCCTCGGACATCGATCCGATCCGCAACGCCGACGCAGCCGAGGCAATCACCGAGGCGGCGCAGGCCATCGGCGTTCCCATCCTGGTCGGCGGCGTGCTGCGGCATCCAGATTCCACCCCCGAACAGCCCAAATCGATCAATTCGGTGATCGTCTGGGATCCCGACAGCGGCCCCGGCGAGCGTCACGACAAGCAGATCGTGCAGCCATTCGGTGAGTATTTACCGTGGCGGACCTTCTTCGCGCACTTCTCCAAGTACGCGGACCGGGCCGGATACTTCGTCCCCGGAGACGGCAACGGCGTCGTCACGGCGGGCGGCGTGAAGATCGGCGTTGCCACCTGCTGGGAGGTTCTGTTCGATCGGGCGCTGCGGCAGTCCACCCTGAACGGTGCCGAGATACTCACCGTGCCGAGTAATAACGCCCTGTTCGGTACGGCGATGAGTGAACAGCAACTGGCCATCTCCAAGGTGCGGGCCGTCGAGCACGATCGGGAAGTCATCGTCGTCGGCACCACCGGGATCAGCGCGTTTATCTCTCCCGACGGCGTCGACGCGGGGCGCACCAAGTTCTTCGAACCGGCCTACATCGACATGCAGGTGCGGCTGCACAACGACGTGACACCGGCCACGCAATGGGGTCCGTGGGTGGAGTGGGCGCTGGCTCTGATCGCCGGACTTGCCGTCCTGGCCTCGGCTGGCCTGGCGATACTGCACAATGGAGGGCTGAAGAGGCCCAAATATGAGGTAGAACCGGCCTCACCGATTAAGGAGACCTGA
- a CDS encoding polyprenol monophosphomannose synthase, protein MDPVTERPSARTLVIIPTYNERENLPLILSRLHKAQPDVHVLIVDDGSPDGTGELADEAALADPDRVHVMHRKEKGGLGAAYIAGFGWGLARQYSVLVEMDADGSHAPEQLSRLLDAVDAGADLAIGSRYVPGGTVVNWPWRRLVLSRSANVYARLVLGVKPHDITAGYRAYRREVLEKLDLAAVESHGYCFQIDLTLRTIAHGFEVAEVPITFTERAIGESKMSGSIINEALVKVTKWGVQSRLDRARGINR, encoded by the coding sequence GTGGATCCCGTGACCGAACGTCCGAGCGCCCGGACCCTGGTGATCATTCCGACGTACAACGAGCGGGAGAATCTCCCGCTGATCCTTAGTCGGTTGCACAAGGCGCAACCCGATGTGCACGTGCTGATCGTTGACGACGGTAGCCCGGACGGTACCGGCGAACTGGCCGACGAGGCGGCGCTCGCCGACCCCGACCGCGTACATGTCATGCACCGCAAGGAAAAGGGTGGCCTCGGTGCGGCCTACATCGCGGGCTTCGGCTGGGGCCTGGCGCGCCAGTACTCGGTGCTGGTGGAGATGGACGCCGACGGCAGCCACGCACCCGAACAGCTGTCCCGGCTGCTTGACGCCGTCGACGCCGGAGCCGATCTAGCGATCGGATCTCGCTACGTACCCGGCGGTACCGTCGTCAACTGGCCGTGGCGGCGCCTGGTGCTGTCCCGGAGTGCGAACGTGTATGCCCGGCTGGTGCTGGGTGTGAAGCCGCACGACATCACCGCGGGCTATCGCGCCTACCGGCGTGAGGTGCTCGAGAAGCTGGATCTGGCGGCGGTGGAATCGCACGGGTACTGCTTCCAGATCGACCTCACCCTGCGCACCATCGCGCACGGCTTCGAGGTTGCGGAGGTGCCGATCACCTTCACCGAACGCGCGATCGGCGAATCCAAGATGAGTGGGTCCATCATCAACGAAGCCCTGGTCAAGGTGACCAAATGGGGCGTCCAAAGCCGTCTGGACCGGGCCCGCGGCATCAATCGCTGA
- a CDS encoding SDR family NAD(P)-dependent oxidoreductase, with the protein MITGAASGMGKATARIFAEDGAFVAVTDLRLEDAQAVAAEIGQSAVPWALDVTDEAQIIEVVAAVADRFGRLDIVVNNAGFAAFRSLDDPDYGSTWDRSLAVHLSAPQRIVRAALPFLRNSPAPRVVNIASTEALGATPYDSPYAAAKAGLAGLTRSLAVDLGREGITVNCICPGPIDTAMTAAISAQDKDTYARRRTALRRYGRAEEVAHMTLSVCLPAASYLTGTVIPVDGGLMARNA; encoded by the coding sequence CTGATCACCGGTGCCGCCAGCGGCATGGGAAAGGCCACGGCCCGGATTTTCGCCGAAGACGGCGCGTTTGTCGCGGTCACCGATCTTCGGCTGGAGGATGCGCAGGCGGTTGCCGCCGAGATCGGTCAGTCCGCCGTGCCGTGGGCACTGGATGTCACCGACGAGGCACAGATCATCGAGGTCGTCGCGGCGGTTGCCGATCGGTTCGGCCGGCTGGACATTGTGGTGAACAACGCGGGTTTCGCGGCGTTCAGATCACTTGATGACCCCGACTACGGCAGCACCTGGGATCGCTCACTTGCCGTCCACCTGAGCGCACCCCAACGGATCGTCCGTGCGGCACTTCCGTTTCTGCGCAACTCCCCCGCCCCGCGCGTAGTGAACATCGCCTCGACGGAAGCCCTCGGCGCCACGCCGTACGACAGCCCGTACGCTGCGGCCAAAGCCGGTCTGGCTGGCCTGACCAGGAGTTTGGCGGTCGACCTGGGCCGGGAGGGAATCACCGTGAACTGCATCTGCCCGGGTCCCATCGATACCGCGATGACCGCAGCGATCTCGGCTCAGGACAAGGACACCTATGCGCGCAGGCGCACCGCACTGCGTCGCTACGGCCGCGCCGAAGAGGTCGCCCACATGACGCTGAGCGTGTGCCTACCGGCCGCCTCGTACCTGACCGGCACGGTCATCCCCGTCGACGGCGGCCTGATGGCCCGCAATGCGTGA
- a CDS encoding RNA polymerase-binding protein RbpA, giving the protein MADRVLRGSRLGAVSYETDRDHDLAPRRMARYRTENGEEFDVPFAHDAEIPANWACRNGLEGTLLDGDVPEPKKVKPPRTHWDMLLERRSVEELDELLKERLELIKGRRRG; this is encoded by the coding sequence ATGGCAGATCGTGTTCTACGAGGCAGCCGACTCGGTGCCGTCAGCTACGAAACCGATCGTGACCACGACCTGGCGCCTCGCCGCATGGCTCGCTACCGCACCGAGAACGGTGAAGAGTTCGACGTTCCCTTCGCCCACGACGCCGAGATCCCGGCGAACTGGGCATGCCGCAATGGCCTGGAGGGCACCCTGCTCGACGGCGACGTGCCCGAGCCCAAGAAGGTCAAGCCCCCGCGCACGCACTGGGACATGCTCCTGGAGCGCCGCAGCGTTGAGGAGCTCGACGAGCTGCTCAAAGAGCGTCTGGAACTGATCAAGGGCCGTCGCCGGGGCTAG